In Trichomycterus rosablanca isolate fTriRos1 chromosome 5, fTriRos1.hap1, whole genome shotgun sequence, the sequence CATTCAATCTTTAACAGAATCAGCTATGTTAATTTAAATACTGCagagcatatacaccgatcagccataacattaaaaccacctccttgtttctactctcactgtgcattttatcagctccacttaccattaaagaagtgactgtagtccatctgtttctctgcatgctttgttaccccctttcatgctgttcttcaatggtcaggactctcccaggaccaccacagagcaggtattatttgggtggtggatcattctcagcacttcagtgacactgacttggtggtggtgtgttagtttgtgttgtgctggtatgagtggattagacacagcaatcctgatgaagtttttaaacacctcactggcactgctggactgagaatagtccaccaaccaaaaatatccagccaacagcgcctcatgggcagcgtcctgtgaccactgatgagggtctagaagatgacaaacagcagcaatagatgagccatcgtctctgactttacatctacaaggtggaccaactaggtagaagtgacagtgagtggacacagtattaaaaaactccagcatcactgctgtgtctgatccactaataccagcacaacacacactaacacaccaccaccatgtcattgtcactgcagtgttgagaatgatgtaccacctaaataacacctgctctgtggtggtcctgtgggggtcctgaccattgaagaacagtattaaagggggctaacaaagcatgccggaaacagatggactacaattagtaattgtagaactacaaagtgctcctatatggtatgtggagctgataaaatggacactgtgtgtagaaaccaggaggtggttttaatgttatggctgatcggtgtataatagaACATATTGCATGTAATCTGTGGATTATTGTCTGTAACCATATCTGAAACCAAttctaaaatattacatttaaacaatgTTGTAAACAGCAAACAGAGTATAACCAAGATATGACAAAATGATAATGACAATAATCATACAAATATAACGGTAACGGTAAATTGATTATATTAACAGATTCAGCAGTAATTACCCTGGTGTTTGTCCTATGAATTAAAAATGAAGGATTGGTACCAGGTCTACTAAGGAGTAGTCGAACTACCTACTGTAAAGTAAACTTTGAAAAGACAATAGCCTGGGTTGGTGAAATTGCATGGCACCAACACCAACTGCTTTGCAAGCATCCCACCACAGTTTAATATGTTTTCTATGTACACAAACAGTGGTTGGTTTGTCCACTAAAGCAGCAGAACCTGCAAATAAAAAAGTGGCTTCCTGGACTTATCCCTCAATCATCCATTATCTCTATTGTGGGGAAAGTGTTCAATCCATGGGCTTTTAAAACATGGGCCATTCTTGAGGCAGTGTCTGAAATAGCATGCGTAGTAAGTTTAATTTAGAGAGAGAGCTGAAATAGGCCTGTGGTCACTGGCGGGGACGTCTTGGAGCCTGTCACCAAAGTACTGCTCTCAGGTTCAGACCACAATTAGAGCAGTTTTTGAGAGGAATGTCGCAAGTCGACCAAAATGATCCCCCCTggtctttctttccttttttcctaAATAGTAAGAATCCATTTCACTGCTCAAAACAACTTGCCGTTCTAAGAGAAAAACAGTGGCTTTAAATGTTCATGAAGTGTTTATTCGAGTTAAAGAGCCTGCAGTATCCTTGAAAATCCACTTTACCTTAAAATGTGATCAATAAAAGCAGTGAAaaacacacaagtacacacattttaaaaaataaatatttaaagtgaatatatgcatagaaaaaattaaattttatggcctgttaataaaaataaataaataataaagctaCCAAAGATTCAACATTCAAGATATCAACATGCACATGGCACTCACCATAGTCTGTTGCAGTTCTGCATAGGACTTATATCTGATACAGACAGCTTGTGCTAGATATGCATCTATGTCTTCTACAGAAACATGTTTAGCCTAAAATAAGAACAAATAAGTTTGCAAGCAGTGAACGCATAATCTTGTGTGCAAAACGTAAGAGTTTAAAAGCAaaccaaaacaaagaaaaacatttagCACACAGTCTGATAAAAACTAACAACAAGCCTGGCTGAATAAACTATTATAGTCACtgacaatataaaatacatacaaGGACCCAATGATTCTCGAATGGTGGGCTATTAAGGGTCATGGGCATAATGGGAAGAAAAAAtgaatacacaagattcatcagttcataagcttaatgtcaaacacagtcatggacaattttgtatctccaattcacctcacttgtttttgggctgtgggatcaaacccacacaaacacggggagtacatgcaaactccacacagaaaggacccggactgccccacctgggaatcaaacccaggacctccttgctgtgagacaacagtgctatccactaaCTCATCGTGCCGCCTGTAGAAACTGTATTACAGTAAAAATTTTCTAAACTCCTGAAGAACTATTGTTGGGTTGTGACATTAAGGTCCTTTATAAACTTAGGTAGGGAAAAAGTTGAGAGCTACTACCGTAAAACATTGGAATTTAGAAAACCCATTTCTAGAAATGTTGGGACACTTGAAATGCAATACAAAATTTTGTTTGTTAAATTgtttgaacttttatttaactgagaaaagtacaaagaaaccATTTTAGAGTTTTAACTGACAAACCTATAAAAAGAACagaatgtgatgcctgcaacacactcaaacaaagttgggacagagataAAATAAGACTAAGGTTGTTAAAGTATTACTGTTTGGGAAGGTTCCACAATTAGCAGTTTAATGGTAACAAGTGAGGTCAGCAAGATGCAGGGATGGGTTGTGGTTCACCACTCtgtgccaaacttcatgagaCAAATGTCAGTCAGTTCAAAGACAATGTTTCTCAGTGCAAGACTGCAAAAAATATACAGTTCAAAATATCACAAAAGATTCAGGGAGTCAGGGGAAACCACTGCAAAATGTGCAGGACCATCAAGGTATTCCttgagaaaccatcatgttaCCATGATGAACATAGCCAGATGGGCTCAGGAGGACTTTGgaaaatcattgtcacttaacaaagTAGGCCACTGCataaagaaatgcaacctgaaattgTATTATTCAAAAAGAAGCCATATGTTAATTTTGTGCAGAACCACCggcaagttctctgggcctaaGGTCATTTGAGATAGAACGaaaacctgtcagtggtcagatgagtccagaGTTTAGCCTGTGTTGGGGGAAAAATGGATTTCAGATTCTACATGTCTGAGATAAAAAAAGACCAGTCAGACTGTTACCAAATAAGTGCAAAAAACAACTGCTGTGatggcatgggggtggatcagtgccCATGGCCCACATGATCTGCATaaatgtgaaggtaccattaatATGGAAGATTTTTGGAGAGACATATGTTGTCAAGTCAATGTAATTTCCCAAAAAACAGTTGGATAATGCCAGGCTTCATTCTGCACAGGTTACAACAGTGTGGTTTTTGTGTACATAGAGTGcaggtgcttgactggcctgcctgcagtccaaatctGTCTCCTTTACTgaaatgtatggcacatcatgaagagaatcagacaacagcaacTACGGCCTGTTGAGCAGCTCAAGTCTTGTAtacagcaagaatgggcaaaaacgCCACTTgtaaactgcaacaattagtatcttcagttcCCAAATTATTACAAGACAAGGTAATGTAACCCGGTGGTAAACatgttttaagtgtgttgcaaaCACCAATttctaaatgtttatatttaacaaattaaattaaattcatcattgaaaacagtgaaaatcttttctttttccttttataataataatacattttatttatatagcgcttttcaagatactcaaagtcttttgtctgttaaataaaagttcaaataaattaacaaattcgaaaacaaacatttacatgACATAGACCATATACTTAACACACCTGAATGGCTATGTATGTCACAAGACAAATCACAGCAATCAGAGGGGTGTCAAAATGATCCAGGTCTTGAGTGAGGTCCTGTAGATCAAAAACAGCCAGGAAAGTAGACACGCGGATACTTTTCATCTCTGAGTCATTTCCAAACCACAGAGCCATAAGGTCTGGAGCTCCCTCTGTCAAttgacaaataaaatacaaaccccAGTTAGGATGTTTAGTagaatgcagtaaaaagaagaatctgtgatttgtcaattctcttgaatctttatctTTAACTGGCAAAAGTATAAAGAAAAGATTTTAAAGAGAATTTTGAAAagaatgttttcactgattaactttattgtagtttgtaaatataaacacatttggaaTGTTGCACATTTTTAGTTCTTTGacataacataacattttaaatagattCAAGGAATCCTGATAAACCCAAGTCTGCGTAAGGTAAGCCTGAAACCATTTATGATAATGTTTGACCTTCAAGCCCTTCTCGGCATTAAATGAAAAAGAGCAATGCAAAAAATAGTTGTCACATAACCGATCCACCACTGTATCAATATAATGCAAACAGAAACTtatttacacaaagagaaagccttACATTAGTTCTACACAGAAACGCCACAGAGTTTGCTGGGCCTgaactcatctcagatggaccaaaacaaGGGGAAATGTGTGCTGTACTCAACAGAGTCAATGTTTCAGCCTGTTTTGGGAAAAACAGGCATAAGTTCTCCATATCAAAGGCAAAAAGAATTATTCAGATGTTATCAGTTataggtgcaaaagccaacatctgtcacagTACATGGTTGCATCAGTGGGTCACATGCATGTTGTGATTTTAGAAAGACACACGCTGCCATCATtctggtttttgttttttttacagcaagacaatgccagtcTTCATTCAGCACATGCtctggcttcatagacacagagtaTGTGTGCTTtattggcctgcctgcagtccagatctgtctcctgttgAAAATGATGCATTATCAAGAGGAAAATCAGATCACAGGATGCGAATGTCTCATATGAAGAaagaatggagaaaaattcCACCAGCACAATTGCAACAGTGTCCTCAGTTATTCAACAATTAAAAAGTCGGattaataagaaaaataatgaaacacagtggtaaacaagcCTTTGTCACAACTTTCAGagtgtgttgcaagcatcaaattttaaatgtatttataattacAAACTACAATATAGTTGATCAATGAAAACCCATATCAATAAAAttctttttattcttcttttatCAGATTCAGgcgaataaacaaatcacagattaaaatctttactgcattttactgaACATTTTACCTCTTTCAATGTCAGGTGTTCAATAACAAACcagatgcatttaaaaaagagaTATATCttattaataaaatttttttatttttatcaataaaataaagtgtggcaaaatgtattttaagtaaaaaaacattcagcttttttttttctttggttgAAAATAGTACATTTCGCACCTGGAAGATTTAGTGGTGTTGGAGACACTTTATTTGGCTCTTTAAGTGGATTTCCTGGAAAAACAAACCATTCCTTCACAGACAATGTTTCCTCAAATGAacctaaagataaaataaagaagtgaaaagaaaagaaaaattaagTATTAAGCTACATTGAGCAACAATAATCTGTGAAATAGAAttgatattttatataaattttaaTCGGTTTTCTTAAAAGTACCCCAAATAGATTAGTTAATAgagagataaatagataaatatatagatagataaattaatatttagttTTAAGCCATTAAAATAATCTTTGTGCAACAATGCATTATTTAGTAGTTAAACTGTAATGATGACCGGAGTACTGTAAGCAATGCCCTACAAACATCTTTCTATTTTCACCCTCAATTTATATGGATCTTTGAATATACATTAATTTACCATGAGAAAATGCCTTTATGTCCTTCCACCATCTCATTCTATGAGGTCAGCAAGATAACTAAAGCCATTTATGCTGCTTCTGTCACAGGCTGAAATGATGGGTTTTCATTTTCAGACTCTTCACTTGCATTATTAAACTGTTAAGATTGTGTGTTATAGACAAACCACGCCATACATTTATCAAGGTGAATAGACATCAACTTTGTCATCCCTTAatagtttaaatataaaacaagatTGACTTAAAGTTGTTTCAGAGAGGTGATTCAATAAAAGTTTAGTTTAGGGGtgctttatatatattttaaatataatgaaTTTTGATACTTTCAtgtattaaaatgatcaaatagcTTAtctatgtttaaataaaatagtatgTCTACTGCTGACAACATGACTGAAGTATAATGTATTTCAAACTTGAAGAAACTGACCAGGCAGTAGAATACTGTAGATATGCTCTCTGACGGGCTGAAATAAAATAGCCTGTGGTGTAACCCCTAGTTCTTCACTTTCCAGTGTATTGCTGCACTCAACAATCCCATCTTTTAGCACGTTATAGATCATAAAACACTCTGCTTGCACATGCTTCTTCTTTGCTGCCTGCAGgaacacacatttaaaataatttgtaaaATCATAGAATTTTCTACAATAGTATTATTTAAATAGTATATGGGTGTATGTTAGGCAATACCTGTAATAACTCTTTGTTCACATATTTTTCCATCGCACACACTGGCTCTGAGAAAAAAGCTGAGTCATGCTCTAACCAAGGAGAACTTTGTCCTGGGAGAAGATATGACTGGATTCCTTTTTCTACAATCTCCTTGTCTGCTTTCGACAAAGGCATTAAAGGGATGCTACATGCTCCATTGCTGTTAGAACgatgtttgttaataaaatcTGCCACAGCGAAGACCTTGTCACCTTGATGTTTCTTGCCATACAAGGTCAATGTATGTTTACGGAGATTCTGCAATCGATGCTCTGGCACAATGTCATTACCAAGAATGCAAGCTAGGAGAGGAAGATCAGACTTCTGAAGCTTCAGGATATGACACAGTTTTTCTCTGCACAACTGCACCGTGTTCATATTTTCTAATTTAAGTTTAGAAAGGGACAGATATGGAACTGTGTCATAGATAACAAAGTCTGTGTCCTGGCTAAGAATACCTATGCAGTTAT encodes:
- the fam120b gene encoding constitutive coactivator of peroxisome proliferator-activated receptor gamma, encoding MGVKGLQYFMETYPETCIHVDLRQMAAAHARAHPGITPTVVVDGLACLRYWYRCQSWVHGGQWQEYMHFLQEFVDAFKKAGLRLVVFFDGTVEEQKRAEWVKRRLRVNQDICRVFQYIKNHEQQPDREMVCLPSGLATFSRFALKYLGQETFCSVREGDYEIAEYALHNNCIGILSQDTDFVIYDTVPYLSLSKLKLENMNTVQLCREKLCHILKLQKSDLPLLACILGNDIVPEHRLQNLRKHTLTLYGKKHQGDKVFAVADFINKHRSNSNGACSIPLMPLSKADKEIVEKGIQSYLLPGQSSPWLEHDSAFFSEPVCAMEKYVNKELLQAAKKKHVQAECFMIYNVLKDGIVECSNTLESEELGVTPQAILFQPVREHIYSILLPGSFEETLSVKEWFVFPGNPLKEPNKVSPTPLNLPEGAPDLMALWFGNDSEMKSIRVSTFLAVFDLQDLTQDLDHFDTPLIAVICLVTYIAIQAKHVSVEDIDAYLAQAVCIRYKSYAELQQTMVPEVDPRAVQLGSLFVRGLTYLIAANSACGFPFPMSEIMPWKVFDGLLFHSKYLQAHSDCPKEELMERNPEWTALFLTLRNLVLEACRRHGSTLSSQPCRVQQVRPIVADSERESVPHFFSTSDSYDRQQPRGLTFHMQGHGNRPRSRHPNRRRYHLAPRWPLYENQRQTFH